A single Catharus ustulatus isolate bCatUst1 chromosome 7, bCatUst1.pri.v2, whole genome shotgun sequence DNA region contains:
- the HSPD1 gene encoding 60 kDa heat shock protein, mitochondrial has protein sequence MLRLSTVLRQIRPVSRALAPHLTRAYAKDVKFGADARALMLQGVDLLADAVAVTMGPKGRTVIIEQSWGSPKVTKDGVTVAKAIDLKDKYKNIGAKLVQDVANNTNEEAGDGTTTATVLARAIAKEGFEKISKGANPVEIRRGVMLAVDAIIAELKKLSKPVTTPEEIAQVATISANGDQEIGNIISDAMKKVGRKGVITVKDGKTLNDELEIIEGMKFDRGYISPYFINTTKGQKCEFQDAYVLISEKKISSVQSIVPALEIANANRKPLVIIAEDVDGEALSTLVLNRLKVGLQVVAVKAPGFGDNRKNQLKDMAIATGGAVFGEEGLNLNVEDIQPHDFGKVGEVIVTKDDTMLLKGKGEKAQIEKRIQEIIEQLEVTTSEYEKEKLNERLAKLSDGVAVLKVGGTSDVEVNEKKDRVTDALNATRAAVEEGIVPGGGCALLRCIPALDALTPANEDQKIGIEIIKRTLRIPAMTIAKNAGVEGSLIVEKILQSPSEVGYDAMLGDFVNMVEKGIIDPTKVVRTALMDAAGVASLLSTAEAVVTEVPKEEKEPAMGGMGGMGGGMGGGMF, from the exons GGAAGAACAGTTATTATTGAACAAAGCTGGGGAAGTCCCAAAGTGACAAAAGATGGTGTGACAGTAGCAAAGGCAATTGACTTGAAGGACAAGTACAAAAACATTGGAGCCAAGTTAGTTCAAGACGTTGCCAACAATACCAATGAAGAAGCAGGCGATGGCACCACTACTGCAACAGTCCTGGCCCGTGCTATTGCCAAGGAGGGCTTTGAGAAGATCAGCAAAGGAGCCAATCCAGTAGAAATCAGGAGAG GGGTGATGCTGGCAGTGGATGCCATCATAGCTGAACTGAAGAAGCTGTCAAAACCTGTTACAACTCCAGAAGAAATTGCACAG GTTGCCACAATATCAGCAAATGGAGATCAGGAAATTGGCAATATAATCTCTGATGCAATGAAAAAAGTTGGACGAAAGGGTGTGATCACTGTCAAG GATGGAAAAACTCTAAATGATGAACTGGAAATCATTGAGGGTATGAAATTTGACAGAGGCTACATCTCTCCGTATTTTATTAACACAACTAAAG GGCAGAAATGTGAATTCCAGGATGCTTATGTTTTAAttagtgaaaagaaaatttctagTGTACAGTCCATAGTTCCAGCTCTTGAAATTGCCAATGCCAACCGCAAACCTTTGGTCATCATTGCTGAAGATGTTGATGGAGAAGCCCTCAGCACTCTAGTCTTGAACAG aCTGAAGGTTGGCCTTCAGGTTGTTGCTGTGAAAGCACCAGGTTTTGGTGACAACAGGAAAAACCAGCTTAAGGACATGGCAATTGCTACTGGTGGTGCT GTGTTTGGAGAAGAGGGTTTGAACCTAAATGTGGAAGATATTCAGCCTCATGACTTTGGTAAAGTTGGAGAGGTCATTGTGACAAAAGATGACACCATGCTCCTTAAGGGGAAGGGTGAAAAGGCTCAAATTGAAAAACGCATTCAAGAAATAATCGAACAGCTAGAGGTTACCACCAGTGAatatgaaaaagagaaactgaatGAGCGATTGGCCAAACTCTCTGATGGAGTAGCAGTATTGAAG GTGGGCGGTACGAGCGATGTTGAAGTGAACGAGAAGAAGGACAGGGTCACCGACGCCCTGAACGCCACGCGCGCGGCCGTGGAGGAAGGCATTGTCCCGGGCGGTGGCTGCGCACTGCTGCGCTGCATCCCAGCCTTAGATGCCTTAACTCCAGCCAACGAGGATCAGAAAATTG GCATTGAAATAATCAAGAGAACACTGAGAATCCCAGCAATGACTATTGCAAAGAATGCTGGTGTTGAAGGATCATTGATAGTTGAAAAAATCCTGCAGAGCCCATCAGAAGTCGGCTACGATGCAATGCTTGGGGACTTTGTAAATATGGTAGAAAAAGGAATCATAGACCCAACAAAG GTTGTGAGAACTGCTCTGATGGACGCTGCAGGTGTTGCGTCTCTCCTATCAACAGCAGAAGCAGTGGTGACTGAAGTTCCTAAAGAAGAAAAGGAGCCGGCAATGGGAGGAATGGGTGGGATGGGCGGAGGAATGGGAGGTGGCATGTTCTAA